Proteins from one Candidatus Desulfatibia profunda genomic window:
- a CDS encoding YggU family protein, producing MLEIKENARGIIFKVFVQPRSSKNMIAGLHGDALKIKLKAPPVDGAANKMCIEYLAKCLNLPKSSLEILSGHASRTKRILVRFAGKNDASKTEAEQLTRSIAALTGT from the coding sequence ATGCTGGAAATTAAGGAAAATGCCCGCGGAATTATCTTCAAGGTCTTTGTGCAGCCCCGCTCTTCGAAAAACATGATCGCAGGCCTTCACGGCGATGCGCTCAAAATCAAACTAAAAGCACCGCCGGTGGACGGTGCCGCCAACAAGATGTGTATCGAATACCTGGCAAAATGCCTGAATCTGCCGAAGTCATCCTTAGAAATCCTCTCCGGACACGCCAGCCGGACCAAACGGATTCTTGTACGGTTTGCCGGCAAAAACGACGCTTCCAAAACCGAGGCTGAACAGCTAACCCGTTCAATCGCCGCTTTAACGGGTACCTAA